Proteins encoded together in one Dermacentor variabilis isolate Ectoservices chromosome 2, ASM5094787v1, whole genome shotgun sequence window:
- the LOC142572800 gene encoding uncharacterized protein LOC142572800 isoform X1: MAVPENARAGQQPDRPKDPHASTLFFTALAHEQPPGRGNAAAAGRRASVPTFAAASQNWRHSKRQHDDVPRQTRTPEQRRAAFTTRSVQPGHALPHTLEKTAPLAGKLVAATTEGLPNPASAAPVGHEERPPSMRLATGGVQAVGGHEEDAPEGAVACVLVCMCFVVFAIAGLLIYVYRSLSTGPPQMEPCTYEETALTATKPSVATEVREHERGATGISLLPLGSRRATALASPGPKARGRGASESAGTNSGIVGTDDAQERGDDREQAGDTAVPVPATTTTPGEDRRPFELVVFVAPACDRHLSYGGQGGRRREYKGHLEHRGLGRRVG; the protein is encoded by the exons ATGGCGGTGCCTGAGAATGCCAGGGCGGGACAGCAACCCGATAGACCTAAGGATCCTCACGCCAGCACTCTCTTTTTCACTGCCCTCGCGCACGAGCAGCCACCCGGACGAGGGAACGCGGCCGCGGCCGGTAGGCGTGCCTCGGTTCCCACATTTGCGGCCGCAAGCCAGAACTGGCGCCACAGTAAGCGGCAGCATGACGACGTGCCTAGGCAGACGAGGACGCCGGAACAACGCAGAGCGGCGTTCACGACTAGAAGCGTTCAGCCGGGCCATGCACTTCCCCATACTCTTGAGAAAACAG CTCCGCTTGCCGGAAAGCTGGTGGCTGCGACAACCGAGGGCCTCCCCAACCCGGCTTCAGCTGCGCCCGTTGGCCACGAGGAGAGGCCGCCTTCGATGCGACTCGCAACCGGCGGCGTCCAGGCGGTCGGGGGCCACGAGGAAGACGCCCCCGAGGGCGCCGTGGCATGCGTGCTCGTCTGCATGTGCTTCGTGGTCTTCGCAATCGCCGGGCTGCTCATCTACGTCTACCGGAGCCTGTCGACCGGGCCGCCGCAAATGGAGCCGTGTACGTACGAGGAAACGGCGTTGACGGCGACGAAGCCGTCTGTGGCCACCGAGGTGCGCGAACACGAACGCGGCGCCACTGGAATATCGCTACTACCGCTTGGGAGCAGACGTGCCACCGCACTAGCTTCGCCAGGTCCCAAGGCACGTGGTCGCGGAGCCTCCGAGAGCGCCGGAACCAACAGCGGCATCGTCGGAACCGACGACGCGCAGGAAAGAGGCGACGATCGCGAACAAGCAGGAGACACGGCAGTTCCGGtcccggcgacgacgacgacgcctggTGAAGATCGGCGTCCCTTTGAACTGGTCGTGTTTGTGGCGCCGGCGTGCGACCGGCATCTTTCGTATGGCGGCCAAGGGGGTCGGCGACGGGAGTATAAGGGTCATTTGGAGCACCGAGGGTTAGGACGGCGCGTCGGTTGA